Proteins found in one Magnolia sinica isolate HGM2019 chromosome 5, MsV1, whole genome shotgun sequence genomic segment:
- the LOC131246260 gene encoding uncharacterized protein LOC131246260 isoform X2 has protein sequence MTHAHFTHFRILHHKTAVVPFLPRRKYVGSIGRTCTKATSPFTSSSAQLVFHAPSALVVVAHIKPSNVPQKSEEWFALRKDKLTTSTFSTALGFWKGNRRAELWHEKVFEQDANAIVAVARAAMDWGVLQESAAVERYKSITGRDVGTMGFATHAQERFGWLGASPDGLLGCFPEAGILEVKCPYNKGKPELGLPWAAVPFYYMPQVQGQMEILDREWVDLYCWTPNGSTLFRVRRDRGYWELMHGILREFWWERVVPAKEAILMGREADVKAYIPTPRHPQTGLVIARSIKLAAEAKLLCREIGGHLEFYR, from the coding sequence ATGACCCATGCACACTTCACCCATTTCCGAATCCTGCACCACAAAACAGCAGTGGTGCCATTTCTACCGAGAAGAAAATATGTGGGCAGCATTGGCCGGACCTGCACAAAAGCCACCTCACCATTTACATCCTCATCGGCACAGCTCGTCTTCCATGCCCCGTCGGCGCTGGtagtggtggcccacatcaagCCCTCTAATGTGCCGCAAAAGTCAGAAGAGTGGTTCGCTCTTCGCAAGGACAAGCTGACCACAAGCACCTTCAGCACTGCCTTAGGCTTCTGGAAGGGCAACCGTCGAGCTGAGCTCTGGCATGAGAAAGTATTCGAACAGGATGCCAATGCCATCGTGGCTGTGGCTAGAGCCGCTATGGACTGGGGTGTGCTCCAAGAGTCTGCGGCGGTAGAGCGGTACAAAAGCATCACGGGCCGGGATGTGGGAACAATGGGATTCGCGACTCATGCACAGGAGAGGTTTGGTTGGCTTGGTGCATCACCTGATGGGCTACTAGGGTGCTTTCCGGAAGCTGGTATCTTAGAAGTGAAGTGCCCATATAATAAGGGGAAGCCCGAGCTTGGGCTGCCTTGGGCAGCTGTACCTTTCTACTACATGCCTCAGGTGCAAGGCCAGATGGAGATCTTGGATAGAGAATGGGTGGACTTGTATTGTTGGACACCAAATGGGAGCACGCTCTTTCGGGTGCGCAGGGACCGTGGATATTGGGAGCTGATGCATGGGATATTGAGGGAGTTTTGGTGGGAGAGGGTGGTCCCAGCAAAAGAGGCTATTCTGATGGGGAGAGAGGCAGACGTGAAGGCGTACATTCCCACGCCTCGGCACCCACAAACAGGGTTGGTGATTGCTAGGAGCATTAAGTTGGCTGCTGAGGCAAAGTTGTTGTGTAGGGAGATTGGGGGCCATCTTGAATTCTACAGATGA